A genomic stretch from Thauera sp. GDN1 includes:
- a CDS encoding helix-turn-helix domain-containing protein: protein MSPAAQPSVRAPYSYTLRDTLDADDHAACLTNWQQRYDQLTAGAFAGVFEEFCFGKVQLFREGLNQSVHQAGGAWRGSRTFAVPIAIEGTGWFGGEVYDAQSMLTLGGDDELDFRTPRRLEILACTADSAALHDYAQQVDHRNLEAELAGRKLAPATPEGMTALGQLLATMMASLRATPELLLHPQMRKAMEQALFATLLDTLSVGSGQAAPAPSCRARQLVVARARAYMEAHIDEPITVADLCIELGVSRRTLQYSFQDVLDLNPVRFLRAIRLNAVRRALKAADPSGRSTVADIAARWGFWHLSHFSAEYKTMFGELPSDTLRRAG, encoded by the coding sequence ATGAGCCCGGCTGCCCAGCCTTCGGTTCGCGCCCCCTACTCCTACACCTTGCGCGACACGCTCGACGCCGATGATCACGCGGCCTGCCTGACCAACTGGCAGCAGCGCTACGACCAGCTGACGGCGGGCGCTTTCGCCGGCGTGTTCGAGGAGTTCTGCTTCGGCAAGGTGCAGCTCTTTCGCGAGGGCCTGAACCAGTCGGTGCATCAGGCTGGCGGCGCGTGGCGCGGCTCACGCACCTTCGCCGTGCCGATCGCGATCGAAGGCACGGGCTGGTTCGGCGGCGAGGTCTATGACGCGCAGTCCATGCTGACCCTCGGGGGCGACGACGAGCTCGATTTCCGCACCCCGCGCCGGCTCGAGATCCTCGCCTGTACCGCCGATTCGGCGGCGCTCCACGACTATGCGCAGCAGGTGGACCACCGCAACCTCGAGGCCGAGCTCGCCGGGCGCAAGCTGGCGCCCGCCACGCCCGAGGGAATGACAGCGCTCGGCCAACTGCTGGCGACCATGATGGCCAGCCTGCGTGCGACCCCCGAACTGCTGCTCCACCCGCAGATGCGCAAGGCCATGGAGCAGGCCTTGTTCGCCACCCTGCTCGACACGCTGTCGGTCGGCAGCGGACAGGCGGCACCGGCCCCGTCCTGTCGCGCCCGCCAGCTCGTGGTGGCGCGCGCACGTGCCTACATGGAGGCCCACATCGACGAGCCGATCACGGTCGCCGACCTGTGCATCGAGCTCGGCGTGTCGCGCCGCACCCTGCAGTACAGCTTCCAGGACGTGCTCGATCTCAACCCGGTGAGGTTCCTGCGCGCCATCCGCCTGAATGCGGTGCGCCGCGCGCTCAAGGCCGCCGACCCCAGCGGCCGCAGCACGGTCGCCGACATCGCCGCGCGCTGGGGCTTCTGGCACCTGTCGCACTTTTCCGCCGAGTACAAGACGATGTTCGGCGAACTACCGTCGGACACGCTCAGGCGTGCCGGCTGA
- a CDS encoding FAD-dependent monooxygenase — MAAEGIVIIGAGPAGAAAAIGLARMGEPVTLVGEPRRFAAVEGVSARVIDALRGLGLQQALTAFAPPSPRRAVWNGTYTEANVESLVDRQRFDRGLLDDLERLGVPVVRGRVTALHSAPGRHELEIDSDAGPRTLAADFLVEARGRAAPGGGAPRVRGVETVSLLQYWQGPPGAAASAVLSVEDGWMWMAALADGRRYLQLTMDVASADLPPKKALGDYCSARFRAVEAAAPFLRDAEPVGEPHARTSTAVLNEVAAGDDWIRVGDAAMAVDPLSGNGIFQALSSALQAPAVVATLRHDPRRAALARQFHTRRIEHLFFRFARIGRDFYAQETRWPQAPFWAARRGWPDAAPLHAAVTPETVRVARAPVVCAGRIVEEDVMVTPDQPLGVWHVDGLAVAPMLAALRAAGGSSSDKGRCEALLCARFGLEPARAAALLAWMQAQNWLV; from the coding sequence ATGGCGGCTGAAGGCATTGTGATCATTGGCGCCGGGCCTGCGGGCGCGGCAGCGGCGATCGGGCTGGCGCGGATGGGCGAGCCGGTGACGCTGGTGGGCGAGCCGCGCCGCTTCGCCGCGGTGGAAGGCGTGTCGGCGCGCGTCATCGACGCCTTGCGCGGCCTCGGTCTGCAGCAGGCGCTGACGGCCTTTGCGCCGCCCTCGCCGCGGCGGGCGGTGTGGAATGGCACCTATACCGAAGCCAACGTGGAAAGCCTGGTCGACCGCCAGCGCTTCGACCGCGGGCTGCTCGACGATCTCGAACGCCTCGGCGTGCCGGTGGTGCGCGGCCGGGTGACGGCACTGCATTCGGCGCCCGGACGTCACGAACTGGAGATCGACTCCGACGCCGGGCCACGCACGCTGGCGGCGGACTTCCTCGTCGAAGCCCGTGGCCGTGCCGCGCCCGGTGGCGGAGCGCCGCGCGTGCGCGGGGTGGAGACGGTGTCGCTGCTGCAGTATTGGCAGGGACCGCCCGGCGCGGCGGCTTCGGCGGTGCTCAGCGTCGAGGATGGCTGGATGTGGATGGCCGCGTTGGCCGACGGGCGGCGTTACCTCCAGCTGACGATGGACGTCGCCAGCGCCGACCTGCCGCCGAAGAAGGCGCTCGGCGACTACTGCAGCGCACGGTTTCGCGCGGTGGAGGCAGCGGCGCCTTTCCTGCGCGATGCGGAGCCGGTCGGCGAACCGCACGCGCGCACCAGCACGGCGGTGCTCAACGAAGTGGCGGCGGGCGATGACTGGATCCGCGTCGGCGATGCGGCAATGGCGGTCGATCCGCTGTCGGGCAATGGCATCTTCCAGGCCCTGTCGTCCGCACTGCAGGCGCCGGCCGTGGTGGCCACCCTGCGCCACGACCCCCGCCGCGCCGCGCTTGCGCGACAGTTCCACACGCGTCGGATCGAGCATCTGTTCTTCCGCTTCGCCCGCATCGGGCGCGACTTCTACGCCCAGGAAACGCGTTGGCCCCAGGCCCCGTTCTGGGCCGCACGCCGCGGCTGGCCGGATGCCGCACCGCTGCACGCCGCGGTGACGCCCGAGACCGTGCGTGTCGCGCGCGCGCCGGTGGTGTGCGCGGGACGGATCGTCGAGGAGGACGTGATGGTGACGCCCGACCAGCCGCTCGGCGTGTGGCACGTCGACGGCCTGGCGGTGGCGCCCATGCTGGCCGCCTTGCGTGCGGCGGGCGGCTCTTCGTCCGACAAAGGAAGGTGCGAGGCACTGCTGTGTGCCCGTTTCGGACTCGAGCCGGCGCGCGCTGCGGCCTTGCTGGCCTGGATGCAGGCCCAGAACTGGCTCGTTTGA